A stretch of Geomonas oryzisoli DNA encodes these proteins:
- a CDS encoding ammonia-forming cytochrome c nitrite reductase subunit c552, translated as MKMLRGCVAMAVAGVALAGAGCSPKKIELSEVRPAIADGTVDPAEWGKLYPKQYQLWKQTSEPTPAGKSRYKKGWDVGEENPDKIDEYPFLALLYNGWAFGTEYKEPRGHFYMVQDQLEVDPGRYKAGGSCLTCKTPYAPTLQKQLGRDYFAKPYQEIRGKIPKADQTLGVACIDCHDNRDMSLKISRGFTLGKGLEKLGVDQSKLTRQDLRTLACAQCHVTYSIPKDADMKSTDVFFPWDGSKWGGITIENIIKKLRSNKPSGEWTQSVTGFKLAFIRHPEFELFSNNSVHWQAGVTCADCHMPSTEVGGQKVSDHRIMSPLKNDLKACKQCHEESPEQMRTKIFAIQDRVMSQFIRSGYATATDAKLFEMAHKARAFGKELDQGLYAQAKDHYEEAFYRVVFIGAENSIGFHNPDEAQRVLTDALSHAAAAERLLRELLTKAGVDVPAKVDLELAKYLNNRGVKKLMFKPEQEIKDPFAGK; from the coding sequence ATGAAGATGCTGCGAGGATGTGTCGCCATGGCGGTGGCGGGAGTGGCGCTGGCGGGAGCCGGTTGCTCCCCGAAGAAGATCGAGCTGTCCGAGGTGCGCCCGGCCATTGCCGACGGGACTGTGGACCCGGCGGAATGGGGCAAGCTCTACCCCAAGCAGTACCAGCTCTGGAAGCAGACCTCGGAGCCGACTCCGGCGGGGAAGAGCAGGTACAAGAAAGGGTGGGACGTCGGTGAGGAAAACCCGGACAAGATCGACGAGTATCCCTTCCTCGCGCTCCTGTACAACGGCTGGGCTTTCGGCACGGAATACAAGGAACCGCGCGGTCACTTCTACATGGTGCAGGACCAGCTCGAGGTCGATCCCGGGCGCTACAAGGCCGGCGGCTCCTGCCTCACCTGCAAGACCCCCTACGCACCGACGCTGCAGAAACAGCTCGGCAGGGATTACTTCGCCAAGCCCTACCAGGAAATCCGCGGCAAAATCCCCAAAGCGGACCAGACCCTCGGGGTCGCCTGCATCGACTGTCACGACAACCGCGACATGTCCCTCAAGATCTCGCGCGGCTTCACCCTGGGCAAGGGACTGGAAAAACTGGGCGTCGACCAGTCCAAGCTGACCCGGCAGGATCTAAGGACCCTTGCCTGCGCCCAGTGTCACGTCACCTACAGCATCCCCAAGGATGCCGACATGAAATCCACCGATGTCTTCTTCCCCTGGGACGGGAGCAAGTGGGGCGGCATCACCATCGAGAACATCATCAAGAAGCTCAGGAGCAACAAGCCGAGCGGTGAGTGGACCCAGAGCGTCACCGGCTTCAAGCTCGCCTTCATCAGGCACCCGGAATTCGAGCTCTTCTCCAACAACAGCGTGCACTGGCAGGCCGGCGTGACCTGTGCCGATTGCCACATGCCGTCCACCGAGGTCGGCGGGCAGAAGGTTTCGGACCACCGCATCATGAGCCCGCTCAAGAACGACCTGAAGGCGTGCAAGCAGTGTCATGAGGAGTCCCCCGAGCAGATGCGCACCAAGATCTTCGCCATCCAGGACCGCGTCATGTCGCAGTTCATCCGCTCCGGCTACGCCACCGCCACGGATGCCAAGCTCTTCGAGATGGCTCACAAGGCCCGGGCCTTCGGCAAAGAACTCGACCAGGGGCTCTACGCCCAGGCGAAGGATCACTACGAGGAGGCGTTCTACCGCGTGGTCTTCATCGGAGCCGAGAACTCGATCGGCTTCCACAACCCGGACGAGGCGCAGCGGGTTCTCACCGATGCCCTGTCCCACGCGGCGGCGGCCGAGCGGCTGTTGCGGGAACTGCTGACCAAAGCCGGGGTGGACGTGCCCGCCAAGGTGGACCTGGAGCTGGCGAAATACCTGAACAACCGCGGCGTGAAGAAGCTGATGTTCAAGCCGGAACAGGAAATAAAGGATCCCTTCGCGGGTAAATAG
- a CDS encoding HPP family protein, which yields MKRRLSVVMRRKVAIRKRLARVPRRWRVPIRGTRAHMTLRYAAWSFVSAMAGLLAISEVTILLGHPLLIGSLGASAVLLFGATESPLAQPRNLVGGHVVSASVAVVVVALFGSTPLCMALAVCTSIFLMNLTHTTHPPGGATALIGVQGAVGPAFVLLPVLIGALILLAVACFTNNVVYHRSYPRHWL from the coding sequence TTGAAACGACGCCTTTCCGTGGTGATGCGGAGGAAGGTCGCCATCCGCAAGAGGCTGGCGCGGGTGCCGCGCCGCTGGCGGGTGCCCATACGCGGCACGCGCGCTCACATGACGCTGCGGTACGCGGCCTGGAGCTTTGTCAGCGCCATGGCCGGCCTCCTCGCCATCAGCGAGGTGACCATCCTGCTGGGCCATCCCCTGTTGATCGGTTCCCTGGGGGCTTCGGCGGTGCTGCTGTTCGGGGCGACCGAATCTCCGCTGGCGCAGCCGCGCAACCTGGTCGGCGGCCATGTCGTCTCCGCCTCGGTAGCCGTGGTCGTGGTCGCACTGTTCGGATCGACACCGCTCTGCATGGCGCTTGCCGTCTGCACCTCGATCTTCCTCATGAACCTGACCCACACCACCCATCCCCCCGGCGGCGCGACCGCCCTCATCGGGGTCCAGGGTGCGGTGGGACCGGCGTTCGTGCTGCTGCCGGTTCTCATCGGCGCACTGATCCTGCTCGCGGTCGCCTGTTTCACCAACAACGTTGTCTATCACCGTTCCTACCCGCGCCACTGGCTGTGA
- a CDS encoding DUF6982 domain-containing protein, translated as MIAKIVVRYADGKVVKGTTEDLAANKALFHLTEAETGTRYEVNVEQLKAIFFVKDFKGNPEYQERLDVERVGLGKKIKVSFKDGETLIGYTQGFSPARATFIVFPCDADSNNEKVFVVTAAAAKVEFI; from the coding sequence GTGATAGCTAAGATAGTGGTTCGTTATGCCGACGGTAAGGTCGTAAAAGGTACCACCGAGGACCTCGCTGCAAACAAGGCGCTCTTCCATCTGACTGAAGCTGAAACGGGAACGCGCTATGAGGTAAATGTCGAGCAGTTGAAGGCCATCTTCTTTGTCAAAGACTTCAAGGGCAACCCCGAATACCAGGAACGGCTGGACGTTGAGCGGGTCGGGCTGGGGAAGAAGATCAAGGTATCCTTCAAGGACGGCGAGACGCTGATCGGTTACACCCAGGGCTTCTCACCGGCTCGTGCCACCTTCATCGTCTTTCCCTGTGATGCCGACAGCAACAACGAGAAGGTTTTCGTGGTGACGGCGGCAGCGGCCAAGGTGGAATTCATATAG
- a CDS encoding HIT family protein gives MLTETACPFCSIDPVKILLENELAYAFYDGFPVTLGHTLVVPKRHVASFFEITAEEQAALFDLVGKARELLLRQHGPDAFNVGINDGVAAGQTVLHLHIHLIPRYAGDTDDPRGGVRWIMPVKAPYWKRDER, from the coding sequence ATGCTCACCGAAACCGCCTGTCCTTTCTGCAGCATCGATCCGGTCAAGATCCTTTTGGAAAACGAGCTGGCCTACGCCTTTTACGACGGCTTTCCCGTCACCTTGGGGCATACCCTCGTGGTCCCCAAGCGCCACGTCGCTTCCTTCTTCGAGATCACCGCGGAGGAGCAGGCCGCCCTCTTCGACCTGGTGGGGAAGGCACGCGAGCTGCTTCTCCGTCAGCATGGCCCCGATGCCTTCAATGTCGGCATCAACGACGGCGTGGCTGCCGGGCAGACCGTCCTGCATCTGCATATCCACTTGATTCCCCGCTATGCCGGCGACACCGACGACCCTCGCGGCGGGGTGCGCTGGATCATGCCCGTGAAGGCGCCTTACTGGAAAAGGGATGAGCGCTAG
- a CDS encoding thioredoxin domain-containing protein encodes MSSLADHYQQLPGTEGVPTPPLEEFERLRQRRGYSYRPRTRHLLPEGWARYTNRLFLETSPYLLQHAHNPVNWFPWGDEAFELARQLDRPVLVSIGYATCHWCHVMEEQSFEDETIAEFLNRYFIAIKVDREERPDVDTVYMTAVHAMGLQGGWPLNVFVAPDRKPFYGGTYFPPSDYPGGLGFLSLLQRIRESFVAAPDRVSRAGAQLTDAIRAMLAPTEGEDTWQEVSLDQAVRLYRDRFDDRNGGLVGAPKFPSSLPLRLVLRQYLRGGDSHLRTMAELTMNRMAAGGIYDQAGGGFHRYATDTAWLVPHFEKMLYDNALLAVTYLEGFQATGRREFAQVAREILQYLQRDMQAPEGAFYSATDADSLNPEGHREEGVFFTWTPDELTEALGEERGKLVAFCYGVTRGGNFEGRSILHRDRSVAELAAELQRSESELALTLADCRELLYRARARRPLPLRDEKLLASWNGLAVSAFARGGLVLGSPDLVGVAASAAEFMLQNMMQNGRLRHSYQEGMAKGEGFLDDYAFLIAGLIDLFEASGKVRWLERSLELCTSALEQFEDQELGGFFMTGPYHEQLISREKPAYDGVIPSGNSVMVMNLLRLNTLTGDERLLEHAGGALSAFAAQLTKSPAALSEMLLAVDYQQQTASEVVIVAPAGRPEAAEPFLAGLRRVFLPNRVLVVLCEGEELRQAARLIPLLQGKQAEGDRAVAYLCENRSCRRPTSDPEEFYRQLTGTG; translated from the coding sequence ATGTCCAGCCTCGCTGATCATTACCAGCAGCTCCCGGGAACGGAGGGCGTGCCCACCCCACCCTTGGAAGAATTCGAAAGACTCCGCCAGCGCCGCGGCTACTCGTACCGGCCGCGCACCCGACACCTGCTCCCCGAGGGATGGGCGAGGTACACCAACCGGCTCTTCCTGGAAACGAGCCCGTACCTGCTGCAGCATGCCCACAACCCGGTGAACTGGTTCCCCTGGGGGGACGAGGCCTTCGAGCTGGCGCGGCAGCTGGATCGGCCGGTCCTGGTCAGTATCGGCTACGCGACCTGCCACTGGTGCCACGTGATGGAAGAGCAATCCTTCGAGGACGAGACCATCGCCGAGTTCCTGAACCGCTATTTCATCGCCATCAAGGTCGACCGCGAAGAGCGTCCGGACGTGGACACGGTCTACATGACCGCGGTGCACGCCATGGGGTTGCAGGGAGGGTGGCCGCTCAACGTCTTCGTCGCCCCCGATCGAAAACCCTTCTACGGCGGCACCTATTTCCCTCCCAGCGACTACCCCGGAGGGCTCGGTTTCCTGTCCCTTTTGCAGCGGATCAGGGAGAGCTTCGTGGCGGCGCCGGACCGGGTCAGCCGCGCCGGGGCGCAGCTCACCGATGCGATCCGCGCCATGCTCGCGCCGACCGAGGGAGAGGACACCTGGCAGGAGGTCTCCCTGGACCAGGCGGTGAGGCTGTACCGGGATCGTTTCGACGACCGAAACGGCGGGCTGGTCGGTGCGCCGAAGTTCCCCAGCTCACTGCCGCTGCGCCTGGTGTTGCGCCAGTACCTGCGTGGCGGCGACAGCCATCTGCGGACCATGGCCGAACTCACCATGAACCGCATGGCCGCCGGGGGAATCTACGACCAGGCCGGGGGCGGCTTCCACCGTTACGCCACCGACACGGCATGGCTGGTGCCTCACTTCGAGAAGATGCTCTACGACAACGCCCTGCTCGCGGTGACCTACCTGGAGGGATTCCAGGCTACAGGGCGGAGGGAATTCGCCCAGGTGGCGCGCGAGATCCTGCAGTACCTGCAACGCGACATGCAGGCGCCTGAAGGGGCATTCTACAGTGCTACCGACGCGGACAGCCTGAACCCGGAAGGTCACCGCGAGGAAGGGGTCTTTTTCACCTGGACGCCGGATGAGCTCACCGAGGCGCTGGGCGAGGAACGGGGAAAGCTGGTTGCCTTTTGTTACGGCGTGACGCGAGGGGGGAACTTCGAGGGGCGCAGCATCCTGCACCGCGACCGGAGTGTGGCGGAACTGGCGGCCGAGCTGCAGCGCTCCGAGTCGGAGCTTGCGCTCACGCTGGCGGACTGCCGTGAGCTCCTGTACCGGGCACGCGCCAGGAGGCCGCTCCCGTTGCGGGACGAGAAGCTCCTCGCATCCTGGAACGGGCTTGCCGTCTCGGCCTTCGCCCGCGGGGGGCTCGTGCTGGGCAGTCCGGATCTGGTCGGTGTCGCGGCCAGTGCGGCGGAGTTCATGCTGCAGAACATGATGCAAAACGGGAGGCTGCGCCACAGCTACCAGGAGGGGATGGCCAAGGGGGAGGGTTTCCTGGACGACTATGCCTTCCTGATCGCAGGGCTCATCGACCTCTTCGAGGCGAGCGGCAAGGTGCGCTGGCTGGAGCGGTCGCTGGAGCTCTGCACCTCCGCGCTGGAGCAGTTTGAGGATCAAGAACTGGGTGGTTTCTTCATGACCGGACCGTACCACGAGCAGTTGATCTCGCGCGAAAAGCCGGCCTATGACGGCGTGATCCCTTCCGGGAACTCGGTCATGGTGATGAACCTGCTGCGCCTGAACACGCTGACCGGCGACGAGCGCCTGCTGGAGCATGCCGGAGGTGCCCTGAGCGCCTTCGCGGCACAGCTCACCAAGTCCCCGGCCGCCCTCTCCGAGATGCTTCTTGCCGTCGATTACCAGCAGCAGACCGCCAGTGAGGTGGTGATCGTGGCGCCGGCGGGCAGGCCGGAGGCGGCCGAGCCGTTCCTGGCGGGGTTGCGGAGGGTGTTCCTTCCCAACCGGGTACTGGTCGTGCTGTGCGAGGGGGAGGAACTACGGCAGGCGGCGAGGTTGATCCCGCTTTTGCAGGGGAAGCAGGCGGAGGGCGACCGGGCGGTGGCATACCTGTGCGAAAACAGGAGCTGCCGCCGCCCGACCAGCGACCCGGAAGAGTTCTACCGGCAGCTTACCGGAACGGGCTAG
- a CDS encoding ferritin: MRELLAEAIRYAVSMERNSEMLYRRGALAAPEVVHRRFLERLAQEEGRHIEALLQQLSRTEAAEVDQGALLVHAAPAAERTTAPGNHLHQALLDKRFSIDLYATLCRCFKEPSLCRFFETALSVARRQFKLITYEYLKEGARRDVPASPGPPRRSHQRGELPHRTPNRHSQLFFAMQDCGRQSRIG; encoded by the coding sequence ATGAGAGAGCTACTGGCAGAGGCGATCAGGTACGCGGTGAGCATGGAGAGAAACAGCGAGATGCTGTATCGAAGAGGCGCGCTCGCGGCACCGGAAGTGGTGCACAGAAGATTTCTGGAACGGCTGGCCCAGGAAGAAGGCCGTCACATCGAAGCGCTGTTGCAGCAGTTGTCACGGACAGAAGCCGCAGAGGTAGACCAGGGAGCGCTTTTGGTCCACGCAGCTCCCGCTGCGGAAAGGACGACGGCGCCCGGCAACCACCTGCACCAGGCGCTACTGGACAAGCGTTTCAGCATCGACCTGTACGCGACCCTGTGCCGGTGCTTCAAAGAGCCCTCATTGTGCAGGTTCTTCGAGACGGCACTGTCAGTCGCCCGCAGGCAGTTCAAACTGATCACTTACGAATACCTGAAGGAAGGCGCGCGCCGGGACGTTCCAGCCTCCCCCGGTCCGCCGCGACGCAGCCACCAGCGGGGCGAGCTCCCCCACCGCACCCCCAACCGCCATTCACAACTTTTCTTCGCCATGCAGGACTGCGGCAGGCAGTCACGCATCGGGTGA
- the ylqF gene encoding ribosome biogenesis GTPase YlqF: MTIRWYPGHMSKALEQISELVRKIDLIIEVLDARLPYSSSNHLLEQVRRNKPCIKVLNKNDIADPAATRAWVQHFQKNSGVRALPLVAKNIPEVKSLVKLCKQLVPHRGNPGYPIRTMVVGIPNVGKSTLINTLAGKSIAKVGDRPAVTMRPQQIPLNNGILIFDTPGLLWPAMDDQGGAYRLAASGAIGANALDYTNVGVFAAAYMMRRYPELLKERYKLAELPETPYEVVEAVGRCLGCIMSGGVVDVHRAAETFLRELRAGKAGRISFEEPGTPEDVEAELLRFAGIEVGAQHQQAPTVPD, translated from the coding sequence ATGACGATTAGATGGTACCCCGGCCACATGAGCAAAGCGCTCGAGCAGATCTCGGAGCTGGTCCGCAAGATCGACCTGATCATCGAGGTGCTCGATGCCCGCCTTCCGTATTCCAGCTCCAACCACCTGCTGGAGCAGGTGCGCCGGAACAAGCCCTGCATCAAGGTGCTGAACAAAAATGATATAGCCGACCCGGCCGCGACCAGGGCCTGGGTGCAGCACTTCCAGAAGAACTCGGGCGTGCGCGCGCTGCCGCTGGTGGCGAAGAACATCCCGGAGGTGAAGAGCCTGGTGAAGCTGTGCAAGCAGCTGGTGCCGCACCGCGGCAATCCCGGCTACCCGATCCGCACTATGGTGGTCGGCATCCCCAACGTGGGCAAATCGACGCTGATCAACACCCTGGCCGGAAAGAGCATCGCCAAGGTGGGGGACCGCCCGGCGGTGACCATGCGCCCGCAGCAGATCCCGCTCAACAACGGCATTCTCATCTTCGACACCCCGGGCCTGCTCTGGCCCGCGATGGACGACCAGGGGGGCGCCTACCGTCTCGCGGCCAGCGGAGCTATCGGCGCCAACGCCCTCGACTACACCAACGTAGGCGTTTTCGCGGCCGCCTACATGATGCGCCGTTACCCCGAGCTGCTGAAGGAGCGCTACAAGCTGGCCGAGCTCCCGGAGACGCCGTATGAGGTGGTCGAGGCGGTGGGGCGCTGCCTGGGCTGCATCATGAGCGGCGGCGTGGTCGACGTGCACCGCGCGGCCGAGACCTTCCTGCGCGAGCTGAGAGCAGGCAAGGCGGGGCGGATCAGTTTCGAGGAGCCCGGGACCCCGGAGGATGTGGAGGCTGAGCTGCTTCGTTTCGCCGGCATCGAGGTAGGGGCGCAGCACCAACAGGCACCGACTGTGCCGGATTAA
- a CDS encoding transporter substrate-binding domain-containing protein, producing the protein MHTGPARLLLAPWQGRGSLLLALVVLCFLAAPSTLLAAADVAAAQTRTVVVGGDRDYPPYEFIDRSGQPAGYNVDLTRAIAEVMGMKVEFRLGSWAEMRDALQSGRVDVLQGMSYSTERSDEVDFSVPHAVVNHAIFGRKDNPSVNSLEELKGKSVAVHRGGIMHDYLIRQGLGGKLTLTDTPADALRLVASGKIEYAVVAIVPGMYMIRELKLTNLVPVVRNVASHRYCYAVDKGNAVLLSRFNEGLAILKKTGQYDAIHNKWLGVVDTTPIDWWTIVKYAAVVVVPLFLLLSGFALWSRTLHRQVALRTADLTREIAERRQVEEELRLNQQQLVQADKMAALGVLVSGVAHEINNPTGIILLEAPILKRFHSDATKILERYYEENGDFTCGGLPYSRMRQEVPKSLAKIQDAGKRIKRIVDDLKDFARQDTTGGNEVIDLNTAAQAAVRLVEPTIRKATRNFSVGYRKGLPRVRGNRQRLEQVLVNLILNACQALPDPERGIELVTWHDAFRDTVVVRLRDEGTGIAAEHLSRLTDPFFTTKQDQGGTGLGLSVSAGIVKEHGGTLEFQSDGSGTTVTLTLPAYHKEVDA; encoded by the coding sequence ATGCACACCGGACCAGCGCGACTCCTCCTCGCTCCATGGCAGGGGAGGGGAAGCCTGCTCCTCGCCCTCGTCGTCCTCTGTTTTCTCGCCGCTCCCTCCACGCTCCTGGCTGCCGCTGATGTTGCAGCCGCACAGACCCGCACCGTCGTGGTCGGTGGCGACCGGGACTATCCCCCCTATGAGTTCATCGACCGCTCCGGCCAGCCCGCGGGGTACAACGTCGACCTGACCCGGGCCATTGCCGAGGTCATGGGGATGAAGGTGGAGTTCCGTCTGGGGAGCTGGGCCGAGATGCGGGACGCCCTCCAGTCCGGGCGCGTCGACGTGCTGCAGGGGATGTCCTACTCAACGGAGCGCTCCGACGAGGTCGACTTCTCTGTGCCGCACGCCGTGGTGAACCACGCCATCTTCGGCCGTAAGGACAACCCGTCGGTCAACTCCCTGGAGGAACTAAAGGGCAAGAGTGTCGCCGTCCATCGGGGCGGCATCATGCACGACTACCTGATCAGGCAGGGACTGGGGGGGAAACTCACCTTAACCGACACCCCCGCCGACGCCCTGCGCCTGGTCGCCTCGGGCAAGATCGAGTACGCCGTGGTGGCCATCGTCCCCGGCATGTACATGATCCGGGAACTGAAACTCACCAACCTGGTGCCGGTGGTGCGCAACGTGGCCAGCCACCGCTACTGCTACGCCGTCGACAAGGGGAACGCGGTGCTCCTGTCGCGCTTCAACGAGGGGCTCGCCATCCTCAAGAAGACCGGGCAGTACGACGCGATCCACAACAAGTGGCTGGGAGTGGTTGATACCACGCCGATCGACTGGTGGACCATCGTGAAGTACGCCGCGGTGGTGGTCGTGCCGCTGTTCCTTCTTTTGAGTGGCTTCGCCCTCTGGTCGCGGACGCTGCATCGGCAGGTGGCCCTTAGAACGGCGGACCTGACCCGGGAGATCGCGGAACGGCGCCAGGTCGAGGAGGAACTGCGGCTGAACCAGCAGCAGCTGGTACAGGCTGACAAGATGGCTGCCCTCGGGGTGCTCGTTTCCGGCGTGGCGCACGAAATCAACAACCCCACCGGCATCATCCTCCTTGAGGCCCCGATCCTGAAGCGCTTCCACAGCGACGCCACCAAGATCCTGGAGCGCTACTACGAGGAAAACGGCGACTTCACCTGCGGCGGACTCCCTTACTCGCGCATGCGCCAGGAAGTGCCCAAATCACTGGCGAAGATCCAGGACGCCGGCAAGCGCATCAAGAGGATCGTGGACGACCTGAAGGATTTCGCCCGTCAGGACACCACCGGGGGCAATGAGGTCATCGACCTCAACACCGCGGCCCAGGCGGCGGTCAGGCTGGTGGAGCCGACCATCCGCAAAGCGACCCGCAACTTCAGCGTCGGTTACCGCAAGGGGCTACCCCGCGTGCGCGGCAACCGGCAGCGGCTCGAACAGGTGCTGGTCAACCTGATCCTGAACGCCTGCCAGGCGCTTCCCGACCCGGAGCGGGGCATCGAGCTGGTCACCTGGCATGACGCCTTCCGCGACACCGTGGTGGTCAGGCTTCGCGACGAGGGAACCGGTATCGCTGCAGAGCACCTGTCGCGCCTGACTGATCCATTTTTCACCACCAAGCAGGACCAGGGAGGGACCGGGCTCGGGCTCTCCGTCTCAGCCGGCATCGTCAAGGAGCACGGCGGCACCCTGGAGTTTCAATCCGACGGCAGTGGCACCACGGTCACCCTGACCCTGCCCGCCTATCACAAGGAGGTTGACGCGTGA
- a CDS encoding sigma-54-dependent transcriptional regulator — protein MTETLYPDFGVLLVDDEPDWLGSLTLTLETAGGINNITTCSDSRQVLSILEEKRIGLVMLDLTMPHLSGEEVLAQIAERYPDTAVIILSGLNQLETAVRCMRLGAFDYCVKTDEEERIVGSVLRAIRMVEMRSEFQEVSSRLISRELSHPEAFSAIVTGDRSMLDVFAYIEAVAKSPQPLLITGESGVGKELIAQAVHRLSGCRGKLVTVNVAGLDDTVFADTLFGHVRGAYTGADQARRGMVEEASDGTLFLDEIGDLSIPSQVKLLRLLQEREYYPLGCDLPKRLKARIIVATHQNLSAKEGEGKFRRDLYYRLRTHRVQIPALRERRGDIPLLLDHFLAEAAEALGKKKPTPPKGLAQFLSTYSFPGNVRELKAMVFDAVSVHRDRMLSMDSFVKAVESAQAEAGPSSAAPPKENPFSGFDELPTFSDAAAFLVQEALARANGNQTLAARLLGISQPALSKRLKMMHS, from the coding sequence GTGACCGAGACCCTCTACCCCGATTTCGGCGTCCTGTTGGTCGATGACGAACCCGACTGGCTCGGTTCCCTGACCCTCACCCTGGAAACAGCCGGGGGGATCAACAACATCACCACCTGCAGCGACAGCCGCCAGGTGCTCTCGATACTGGAGGAAAAGCGGATCGGTCTGGTCATGCTCGATCTCACCATGCCGCATCTCTCCGGCGAGGAGGTGCTGGCGCAGATCGCGGAGCGTTACCCGGACACCGCCGTGATCATCCTGAGCGGCCTGAACCAGCTGGAGACGGCGGTGCGCTGCATGCGCCTGGGCGCCTTCGACTATTGCGTCAAGACCGACGAGGAGGAGCGCATCGTCGGGAGCGTGTTGCGGGCGATCCGGATGGTGGAGATGAGAAGCGAGTTCCAAGAGGTGTCGAGCCGCCTGATTTCGCGCGAGCTGTCGCACCCGGAGGCGTTCTCCGCCATCGTCACCGGGGACCGCTCCATGCTCGACGTCTTCGCCTACATCGAGGCGGTGGCCAAGAGTCCGCAGCCGCTCCTTATCACCGGCGAGAGCGGGGTAGGGAAAGAGCTGATCGCCCAGGCCGTGCACCGGCTGAGCGGTTGCCGCGGCAAGCTGGTCACGGTGAACGTGGCGGGATTGGACGATACCGTCTTCGCCGACACCCTGTTCGGCCACGTGCGCGGCGCCTATACCGGCGCCGACCAGGCCCGGCGCGGCATGGTGGAGGAAGCGAGCGACGGGACCCTCTTTCTGGACGAGATCGGCGACCTCAGCATCCCGTCCCAGGTGAAACTGCTGCGGCTACTGCAGGAACGCGAGTACTATCCGCTCGGGTGCGATCTGCCCAAGCGTCTCAAGGCGCGCATCATCGTGGCGACGCATCAGAACCTTTCGGCGAAGGAAGGGGAAGGAAAATTCAGACGCGACCTGTACTACCGGCTGCGCACGCACCGGGTGCAGATCCCGGCGCTCAGGGAACGGCGCGGCGACATACCACTTCTCTTGGATCACTTCCTGGCGGAGGCCGCCGAGGCGCTCGGGAAGAAGAAGCCGACGCCCCCCAAGGGGCTGGCACAGTTTCTCTCCACCTACAGCTTTCCGGGCAACGTGAGGGAGCTGAAGGCGATGGTGTTCGACGCGGTCAGCGTGCACCGCGACCGGATGCTCTCCATGGACAGCTTCGTGAAAGCGGTCGAGTCCGCGCAAGCCGAGGCGGGGCCCTCCTCTGCGGCTCCCCCGAAAGAGAATCCCTTCAGCGGTTTCGACGAGCTCCCTACCTTCAGCGATGCCGCCGCTTTCCTGGTCCAGGAGGCGCTGGCCCGCGCCAACGGCAACCAGACCCTGGCCGCGAGGCTCCTGGGGATCTCCCAGCCGGCCCTCAGCAAGCGGCTCAAGATGATGCACTCCTGA